In a single window of the Callithrix jacchus isolate 240 chromosome 1, calJac240_pri, whole genome shotgun sequence genome:
- the ARRDC1 gene encoding arrestin domain-containing protein 1 isoform X3: MGRVQLFEISLSHGRVVYSPGEPLAGTVRVRLGAPLPFRAIRVACTGSCGVSSKANDAAWVVEESYFNSSLSLADKGSLPAGEHSFPFQFLLPATAPTSFEGPFGKIVHQVRAAIHTPRFSKDHKCSLVFYILSPLNLNSIPDIEALRLHADIENQSGKDTSPVVASLLQKVSYKAKRWIHDVRTIAEVEGAGVKAWRRAQWHEQILVPALPQSALPGCSLIHIDYYLQVSLKAPEATVTLPVFIGNIAVNHAPLSPGPGPGLPPRVPALVVPSAPPQEEAEAAVGGPHFVDPVSLSTKSHSQQQPPLGTLGSVPGTPEPGPRNGSPAPHPLHPPLCISTGATVPYFAEGSGGPVPTTSTLILPPEYSSWGYPYEAPPSYEQSCGGVDPSLTPES; encoded by the exons ATGGGGCGAGTGCAGctgttcgagatcagcctgagccaCGGCCGCGTCGTCTACAGCCCCGGGGAGCCTCTGGCCGGGACCGTGCGCGTACGCCTGGGGGCGCCGCTGCCGTTCCGAG CCATCCGGGTCGCCTGCACAGGCTCCTGTGGGGTCTCCAGCAAGGCCAATGATgcagcctgggtggtggaggagAGTTACTTCAACAGTTCCCTGTCACTGGCGGACAAGG gGAGCCTGCCCGCTGGAGAGCACAGCTTCCCCTTCCAGTTCCTGCTTCCTG CCACAGCACCCACATCCTTTGAGGGTCCTTTTGGGAAGATCGTGCACCAGGTGAGGGCCGCCATCCACACGCCACGGTTTTCCAAGGATCACAAGTGCAGCCTCGTGTTCTATATCTTGAGCCCCCTGAATCTGAACAGCATCCCAGACATTGAG GCGCTGCGGCTGCACGCCGACATTGAGAACCAGTCGGGCAAGGACACCAGCCCTGTGGTGGCCAGTCTGCTGCAG AAAGTGTCCTATAAGGCCAAGCGCTGGATCCATGACGTGCGGACCATTGCCGAGGTGGAGGGTGCAGGCGTCAAGGCCTGGCGGCGAGCACAGTGGCACGAGCAGATCCTGGTGCCCGCCTTGCCCCAGTCAGCCCTGCCAGGCTGCAGCCTCATCCACATTGACTACTACCTACAG GTCTCTCTGAAGGCGCCGGAAGCTACAGTGACCCTCCCGGTCTTCATTGGCAATATTGCTGTGAACCATGCCCCACTGAGCCccgggccaggcccagggctgccTCCCAGGGTCCCAGCCTTGGTGGTGCCTTCTGCACCACCCcaggaggaggcggaggctgcagttgGTGGCCCCCACTTCGTGGACCCAGTCTCCCTTTCCACCAAGAGCCACTCGCAGCAGCAGCCCCCGCTGGGCACCTTGGGTTCTGTGCCTGGCACCCCTGAGCCTGGTCCTCGGAATGGCAGCCCTGCCCCACACCCGCTGCACCCTCCCTTGTGCATTTCAACAGGTGCCACTGTCCCCTACTTTGCAGAGGGCTCCGGGGGGCCAGTGCCCACTACTAGCACCTTGATTCTTCCTCCGGAGTATAGCTCATGGGGCTACCCCTATG AGGCCCCACCGTCCTATGAGCAGAGCTGCGGTGGTGTGGACCCCAGCCTGACCCCTGAGAGCTGA
- the ARRDC1 gene encoding arrestin domain-containing protein 1 isoform X1: MGRVQLFEISLSHGRVVYSPGEPLAGTVRVRLGAPLPFRAIRVACTGSCGVSSKANDAAWVVEESYFNSSLSLADKGSLPAGEHSFPFQFLLPATAPTSFEGPFGKIVHQVRAAIHTPRFSKDHKCSLVFYILSPLNLNSIPDIEQPNVASATKKFSYKLVKTGSVVLTASTDLRGYVVGQALRLHADIENQSGKDTSPVVASLLQKVSYKAKRWIHDVRTIAEVEGAGVKAWRRAQWHEQILVPALPQSALPGCSLIHIDYYLQVSLKAPEATVTLPVFIGNIAVNHAPLSPGPGPGLPPRVPALVVPSAPPQEEAEAAVGGPHFVDPVSLSTKSHSQQQPPLGTLGSVPGTPEPGPRNGSPAPHPLHPPLCISTGATVPYFAEGSGGPVPTTSTLILPPEYSSWGYPYEAPPSYEQSCGGVDPSLTPES, encoded by the exons ATGGGGCGAGTGCAGctgttcgagatcagcctgagccaCGGCCGCGTCGTCTACAGCCCCGGGGAGCCTCTGGCCGGGACCGTGCGCGTACGCCTGGGGGCGCCGCTGCCGTTCCGAG CCATCCGGGTCGCCTGCACAGGCTCCTGTGGGGTCTCCAGCAAGGCCAATGATgcagcctgggtggtggaggagAGTTACTTCAACAGTTCCCTGTCACTGGCGGACAAGG gGAGCCTGCCCGCTGGAGAGCACAGCTTCCCCTTCCAGTTCCTGCTTCCTG CCACAGCACCCACATCCTTTGAGGGTCCTTTTGGGAAGATCGTGCACCAGGTGAGGGCCGCCATCCACACGCCACGGTTTTCCAAGGATCACAAGTGCAGCCTCGTGTTCTATATCTTGAGCCCCCTGAATCTGAACAGCATCCCAGACATTGAG CAACCCAATGTGGCCTCTGCCACCAAGAAGTTCTCCTACAAGCTGGTGAAGACAGGCAGCGTGGTCCTCACAGCCAGCACTGACCTCCGCGGCTATGTGGTGGGGCAGGCGCTGCGGCTGCACGCCGACATTGAGAACCAGTCGGGCAAGGACACCAGCCCTGTGGTGGCCAGTCTGCTGCAG AAAGTGTCCTATAAGGCCAAGCGCTGGATCCATGACGTGCGGACCATTGCCGAGGTGGAGGGTGCAGGCGTCAAGGCCTGGCGGCGAGCACAGTGGCACGAGCAGATCCTGGTGCCCGCCTTGCCCCAGTCAGCCCTGCCAGGCTGCAGCCTCATCCACATTGACTACTACCTACAG GTCTCTCTGAAGGCGCCGGAAGCTACAGTGACCCTCCCGGTCTTCATTGGCAATATTGCTGTGAACCATGCCCCACTGAGCCccgggccaggcccagggctgccTCCCAGGGTCCCAGCCTTGGTGGTGCCTTCTGCACCACCCcaggaggaggcggaggctgcagttgGTGGCCCCCACTTCGTGGACCCAGTCTCCCTTTCCACCAAGAGCCACTCGCAGCAGCAGCCCCCGCTGGGCACCTTGGGTTCTGTGCCTGGCACCCCTGAGCCTGGTCCTCGGAATGGCAGCCCTGCCCCACACCCGCTGCACCCTCCCTTGTGCATTTCAACAGGTGCCACTGTCCCCTACTTTGCAGAGGGCTCCGGGGGGCCAGTGCCCACTACTAGCACCTTGATTCTTCCTCCGGAGTATAGCTCATGGGGCTACCCCTATG AGGCCCCACCGTCCTATGAGCAGAGCTGCGGTGGTGTGGACCCCAGCCTGACCCCTGAGAGCTGA
- the ARRDC1 gene encoding arrestin domain-containing protein 1 isoform X4, producing the protein MGRVQLFEISLSHGRVVYSPGEPLAGTVRVRLGAPLPFRAIRVACTGSCGVSSKANDAAWVVEESYFNSSLSLADKGSLPAGEHSFPFQFLLPATAPTSFEGPFGKIVHQVRAAIHTPRFSKDHKCSLVFYILSPLNLNSIPDIEKVSYKAKRWIHDVRTIAEVEGAGVKAWRRAQWHEQILVPALPQSALPGCSLIHIDYYLQVSLKAPEATVTLPVFIGNIAVNHAPLSPGPGPGLPPRVPALVVPSAPPQEEAEAAVGGPHFVDPVSLSTKSHSQQQPPLGTLGSVPGTPEPGPRNGSPAPHPLHPPLCISTGATVPYFAEGSGGPVPTTSTLILPPEYSSWGYPYEAPPSYEQSCGGVDPSLTPES; encoded by the exons ATGGGGCGAGTGCAGctgttcgagatcagcctgagccaCGGCCGCGTCGTCTACAGCCCCGGGGAGCCTCTGGCCGGGACCGTGCGCGTACGCCTGGGGGCGCCGCTGCCGTTCCGAG CCATCCGGGTCGCCTGCACAGGCTCCTGTGGGGTCTCCAGCAAGGCCAATGATgcagcctgggtggtggaggagAGTTACTTCAACAGTTCCCTGTCACTGGCGGACAAGG gGAGCCTGCCCGCTGGAGAGCACAGCTTCCCCTTCCAGTTCCTGCTTCCTG CCACAGCACCCACATCCTTTGAGGGTCCTTTTGGGAAGATCGTGCACCAGGTGAGGGCCGCCATCCACACGCCACGGTTTTCCAAGGATCACAAGTGCAGCCTCGTGTTCTATATCTTGAGCCCCCTGAATCTGAACAGCATCCCAGACATTGAG AAAGTGTCCTATAAGGCCAAGCGCTGGATCCATGACGTGCGGACCATTGCCGAGGTGGAGGGTGCAGGCGTCAAGGCCTGGCGGCGAGCACAGTGGCACGAGCAGATCCTGGTGCCCGCCTTGCCCCAGTCAGCCCTGCCAGGCTGCAGCCTCATCCACATTGACTACTACCTACAG GTCTCTCTGAAGGCGCCGGAAGCTACAGTGACCCTCCCGGTCTTCATTGGCAATATTGCTGTGAACCATGCCCCACTGAGCCccgggccaggcccagggctgccTCCCAGGGTCCCAGCCTTGGTGGTGCCTTCTGCACCACCCcaggaggaggcggaggctgcagttgGTGGCCCCCACTTCGTGGACCCAGTCTCCCTTTCCACCAAGAGCCACTCGCAGCAGCAGCCCCCGCTGGGCACCTTGGGTTCTGTGCCTGGCACCCCTGAGCCTGGTCCTCGGAATGGCAGCCCTGCCCCACACCCGCTGCACCCTCCCTTGTGCATTTCAACAGGTGCCACTGTCCCCTACTTTGCAGAGGGCTCCGGGGGGCCAGTGCCCACTACTAGCACCTTGATTCTTCCTCCGGAGTATAGCTCATGGGGCTACCCCTATG AGGCCCCACCGTCCTATGAGCAGAGCTGCGGTGGTGTGGACCCCAGCCTGACCCCTGAGAGCTGA
- the ARRDC1 gene encoding arrestin domain-containing protein 1 isoform X2 has translation MGRVQLFEISLSHGRVVYSPGEPLAGTVRVRLGAPLPFRAIRVACTGSCGVSSKANDAAWVVEESYFNSSLSLADKGSLPAGEHSFPFQFLLPATAPTSFEGPFGKIVHQQPNVASATKKFSYKLVKTGSVVLTASTDLRGYVVGQALRLHADIENQSGKDTSPVVASLLQKVSYKAKRWIHDVRTIAEVEGAGVKAWRRAQWHEQILVPALPQSALPGCSLIHIDYYLQVSLKAPEATVTLPVFIGNIAVNHAPLSPGPGPGLPPRVPALVVPSAPPQEEAEAAVGGPHFVDPVSLSTKSHSQQQPPLGTLGSVPGTPEPGPRNGSPAPHPLHPPLCISTGATVPYFAEGSGGPVPTTSTLILPPEYSSWGYPYEAPPSYEQSCGGVDPSLTPES, from the exons ATGGGGCGAGTGCAGctgttcgagatcagcctgagccaCGGCCGCGTCGTCTACAGCCCCGGGGAGCCTCTGGCCGGGACCGTGCGCGTACGCCTGGGGGCGCCGCTGCCGTTCCGAG CCATCCGGGTCGCCTGCACAGGCTCCTGTGGGGTCTCCAGCAAGGCCAATGATgcagcctgggtggtggaggagAGTTACTTCAACAGTTCCCTGTCACTGGCGGACAAGG gGAGCCTGCCCGCTGGAGAGCACAGCTTCCCCTTCCAGTTCCTGCTTCCTG CCACAGCACCCACATCCTTTGAGGGTCCTTTTGGGAAGATCGTGCACCAG CAACCCAATGTGGCCTCTGCCACCAAGAAGTTCTCCTACAAGCTGGTGAAGACAGGCAGCGTGGTCCTCACAGCCAGCACTGACCTCCGCGGCTATGTGGTGGGGCAGGCGCTGCGGCTGCACGCCGACATTGAGAACCAGTCGGGCAAGGACACCAGCCCTGTGGTGGCCAGTCTGCTGCAG AAAGTGTCCTATAAGGCCAAGCGCTGGATCCATGACGTGCGGACCATTGCCGAGGTGGAGGGTGCAGGCGTCAAGGCCTGGCGGCGAGCACAGTGGCACGAGCAGATCCTGGTGCCCGCCTTGCCCCAGTCAGCCCTGCCAGGCTGCAGCCTCATCCACATTGACTACTACCTACAG GTCTCTCTGAAGGCGCCGGAAGCTACAGTGACCCTCCCGGTCTTCATTGGCAATATTGCTGTGAACCATGCCCCACTGAGCCccgggccaggcccagggctgccTCCCAGGGTCCCAGCCTTGGTGGTGCCTTCTGCACCACCCcaggaggaggcggaggctgcagttgGTGGCCCCCACTTCGTGGACCCAGTCTCCCTTTCCACCAAGAGCCACTCGCAGCAGCAGCCCCCGCTGGGCACCTTGGGTTCTGTGCCTGGCACCCCTGAGCCTGGTCCTCGGAATGGCAGCCCTGCCCCACACCCGCTGCACCCTCCCTTGTGCATTTCAACAGGTGCCACTGTCCCCTACTTTGCAGAGGGCTCCGGGGGGCCAGTGCCCACTACTAGCACCTTGATTCTTCCTCCGGAGTATAGCTCATGGGGCTACCCCTATG AGGCCCCACCGTCCTATGAGCAGAGCTGCGGTGGTGTGGACCCCAGCCTGACCCCTGAGAGCTGA